The following proteins are co-located in the Microcystis wesenbergii NRERC-220 genome:
- a CDS encoding type II toxin-antitoxin system HicA family toxin: protein MKRINLIRHLENYGCEFLREGGNHTIYVNRVNQKSSAIPRHREINEFLTRKICRDLQIPEP, encoded by the coding sequence ATGAAACGCATAAACTTAATTCGTCATTTAGAAAATTATGGCTGTGAATTCTTAAGAGAGGGCGGCAATCATACGATTTATGTAAATCGTGTCAATCAGAAATCTTCAGCCATTCCGCGCCATCGTGAAATCAATGAATTCTTGACGCGAAAAATTTGTCGAGATTTACAAATACCAGAACCATGA
- a CDS encoding type II toxin-antitoxin system HicB family antitoxin has product MQLKLTKIFQKVPEGYIGFVEELPGANTQGETLEETRSNLEEAIELVLEANRMLAEEQLQGQEVIRESVTFWAA; this is encoded by the coding sequence ATGCAACTAAAACTAACAAAAATATTCCAGAAAGTTCCCGAAGGCTATATTGGTTTTGTCGAAGAATTGCCAGGAGCTAATACTCAAGGAGAGACTCTAGAAGAAACTAGAAGCAATTTAGAAGAAGCAATTGAGCTAGTTTTAGAAGCTAATCGTATGTTAGCTGAAGAGCAACTGCAAGGACAAGAAGTGATTCGAGAGTCTGTTACTTTCTGGGCTGCATGA
- a CDS encoding DUF3782 domain-containing protein: MSDAVTIADIYKLFERTEAQFAEFQKEADRRSAEADRRREEANRTMEELKKQVQETTKAVNNLTTRWGRFVEEMVEPAVVRLFQERGIDVTQTMSRLKSKRPGAAMEIDIVAVNGSELVAVECKSRLSRDDVDDFVSRLQRFKVAFPQFREFRVYGAVAGIEIDQGIDVYAYRRGLFVIKQSGETVKIINDTQFQPLGFA; encoded by the coding sequence ATGTCAGACGCTGTAACGATCGCCGATATTTACAAGTTATTTGAAAGAACTGAGGCCCAATTTGCCGAGTTTCAAAAGGAAGCTGATCGCCGCAGTGCCGAAGCTGATCGCCGCAGAGAGGAAGCTAATCGCACGATGGAAGAATTAAAAAAACAGGTACAAGAAACGACCAAAGCTGTTAATAACCTAACAACACGCTGGGGCAGATTCGTTGAAGAAATGGTAGAGCCTGCGGTGGTGCGTTTATTTCAGGAACGGGGCATTGATGTCACCCAAACGATGAGTCGCTTGAAAAGTAAGCGTCCTGGGGCGGCAATGGAGATTGATATTGTGGCGGTGAATGGGAGCGAGTTGGTGGCGGTAGAATGTAAATCTCGACTGTCGAGGGATGATGTAGATGATTTTGTCAGCCGATTACAGCGATTTAAGGTTGCTTTCCCCCAATTTCGAGAGTTTCGGGTTTATGGGGCAGTGGCAGGCATTGAAATTGATCAGGGGATAGATGTCTATGCCTATCGGCGCGGTTTGTTTGTGATTAAGCAGTCGGGGGAAACGGTTAAAATTATCAATGATACTCAGTTTCAACCTTTGGGTTTTGCTTAA
- a CDS encoding DUF433 domain-containing protein, with amino-acid sequence MIRELDRITVNPQICLGQPTIRGMRITVGFVLKLLASQLSIQEILEAYPELEEEDIRQALNYAAWAVSDYIVSFTSAAVTHR; translated from the coding sequence GTGATTAGAGAGCTAGACCGTATTACTGTTAATCCACAAATATGTCTTGGACAGCCAACGATTCGAGGAATGCGTATCACTGTAGGATTTGTTTTGAAACTGTTGGCTAGTCAGTTATCTATTCAGGAAATCTTAGAGGCTTATCCAGAGTTGGAGGAGGAAGATATTCGCCAGGCTCTTAATTATGCAGCTTGGGCTGTATCCGATTATATCGTTAGCTTCACTTCAGCAGCCGTAACGCACCGCTAA
- a CDS encoding type II toxin-antitoxin system RelE/ParE family toxin: MKVFWTETAVNHLSSIYNYISQNSPQYAQRLVERLTRRSEQIANFPFSGRLVPEFETEQIREVLSSRALIGLTIPRASG; this comes from the coding sequence ATGAAAGTTTTCTGGACAGAAACCGCCGTTAATCATTTATCATCCATCTACAACTACATATCACAAAACTCCCCTCAATATGCTCAAAGACTGGTGGAAAGATTGACTAGACGCTCAGAACAGATTGCTAATTTTCCCTTTTCGGGTCGTCTTGTTCCGGAGTTTGAAACTGAGCAGATCCGAGAAGTATTGAGTTCCAGGGCATTGATCGGCTTAACTATACCAAGGGCATCAGGGTAA